From a region of the Nonlabens sp. Hel1_33_55 genome:
- the porV gene encoding type IX secretion system outer membrane channel protein PorV: MRRVLLQVLVIVMFFAGMVPTAAQVRSQDSRVVTTALPFLRIAGDPRSAGLADMGVATSPDAWSQQWNPAKYSFMSREQAIGVAYTPYLGQLVNDIGIGQLVYANRINEQSAFAASLRYFGLGTIFITEDGENGFEENPNEFVLDGSYSLKLSDQFSMAVTGRFLRSDLRFQATDQDATAASSFSVGVSGYYQSEEVPIGNMYGRYRGGFNVSNIGPKVSYDVGGREDFLPTNLGLGGGIDFYLNDGFSKIGLTAEFNKLLVPTPPIREDGDENDNGVPNEIIEGQDDDVSFFSGIFQSFGDAPGGGAEELREVTWALGAEYTYDDSFAVRTGYFNEADEKGGRKFLSLGAGFQFSEINVDLSYLFSTSRVRSPLEGTLRFGLTFNFGDEYLEY, from the coding sequence ATGAGAAGAGTTTTATTACAAGTTTTAGTAATTGTTATGTTTTTTGCCGGTATGGTCCCAACCGCAGCTCAAGTGAGATCTCAGGATTCGAGAGTTGTTACTACGGCGCTGCCTTTTCTAAGAATTGCAGGTGATCCTAGATCTGCAGGTCTTGCAGATATGGGAGTTGCTACGAGTCCAGATGCATGGAGCCAGCAATGGAATCCAGCAAAGTATTCATTCATGAGTCGGGAACAAGCCATTGGTGTAGCATACACGCCATACTTAGGGCAACTTGTAAATGATATAGGGATTGGACAATTAGTATATGCAAACCGTATCAATGAGCAAAGTGCCTTTGCTGCTAGTTTGAGGTATTTTGGTTTAGGGACGATATTCATTACGGAGGACGGAGAAAACGGATTTGAAGAAAACCCTAACGAATTTGTACTAGACGGCTCCTACTCATTAAAATTATCAGATCAATTTTCCATGGCAGTTACCGGTCGTTTTTTACGAAGCGATCTTAGATTTCAAGCCACAGATCAAGATGCAACTGCTGCCAGTAGTTTTAGTGTAGGTGTATCTGGATATTATCAAAGTGAAGAAGTACCTATTGGAAATATGTATGGTAGATATCGCGGTGGTTTTAACGTGTCTAACATAGGTCCTAAAGTTTCTTATGACGTTGGTGGTAGAGAAGACTTTTTACCAACTAACCTAGGTCTAGGTGGTGGAATTGATTTTTATCTCAATGACGGTTTTAGCAAAATAGGTTTAACAGCAGAATTCAATAAACTGTTGGTTCCTACACCACCAATTAGAGAAGATGGTGACGAGAACGATAATGGAGTTCCTAATGAAATTATTGAAGGTCAAGACGATGATGTTAGCTTCTTTAGTGGAATTTTCCAGTCATTTGGTGATGCACCAGGTGGTGGAGCAGAAGAGTTGAGAGAAGTAACTTGGGCTCTGGGAGCAGAATATACTTATGATGATAGCTTTGCAGTAAGAACAGGTTATTTCAATGAGGCAGATGAAAAAGGTGGCCGTAAGTTTCTTTCTTTGGGAGCAGGTTTCCAGTTCTCTGAAATCAATGTAGATTTATCCTACTTATTTTCTACCAGTCGTGTACGTTCTCCTTTGGAAGGAACATTGCGTTTTGGGTTGACGTTTAACTTTGGGGATGAGTACCTAGAATACTAG
- the cdd gene encoding cytidine deaminase, producing the protein MKQITINTVIDVFDNVKELDPQVQKLMDEAIVARSNAYAPYSKFTVGCALMLENGEIIHGNNQENAAYPSGLCAERVAIFAAGANYPGVAIVRMAITASPVDDSFEKPVPPCGACRQSIAEYESRQDQPIEIFFMGASGTVARSGSLADLLPLIFDRNYL; encoded by the coding sequence ATCAAACAAATTACCATAAATACGGTTATCGATGTTTTTGATAACGTAAAAGAGCTGGATCCACAAGTCCAAAAACTTATGGATGAGGCTATCGTTGCTAGGTCAAACGCTTATGCACCATATTCCAAGTTTACCGTTGGTTGTGCATTAATGCTTGAAAACGGTGAGATCATCCATGGCAATAATCAAGAAAATGCTGCTTACCCTTCAGGTTTGTGTGCAGAGCGTGTCGCTATTTTTGCCGCAGGAGCCAACTATCCTGGCGTTGCAATTGTGAGAATGGCAATTACTGCAAGTCCCGTGGATGATAGCTTTGAAAAACCGGTACCACCTTGTGGCGCTTGCCGCCAGTCCATTGCAGAATATGAGTCAAGACAAGATCAACCCATTGAAATATTCTTCATGGGAGCATCGGGAACAGTAGCGAGATCAGGCTCACTGGCAGATTTACTACCACTCATTTTTGACCGCAATTACCTATAG